The genomic stretch AGCACGCCGACCTGCTGGTCGCCCGGCTGGCGCCCGTCCTGCGCGCTGCCGGCCAGCGGGGCTGACCCCGGACGCCGGGCTCGGCAGTGAGCGCGCGACGTCAAGAACTGTGCGCTCAGATCCTGGTCGTCGCCTGTGACGGGCAGCACCCTCACCAGCAACTCCGCCGGGGCCGGCGGTGGATCTCCAGCTGGCCTCCGGACCCACCCCGAAGGGAAGTGCCATGACCGCGTCCAACGCCGAACCCGCGTCCCGGCTCGCTGCCAACCAGCTCGGCGTGCCCGGGGTCGTGTTCCTCGTCCTCGCCGCCGTCGCCCCCCTCACCGGCGCCATCGTCGTCATGTCGCTGGCGATCGCGCTCGGCAACGGCAGCGGCGTCGTCTTCGCGGTCCTGGCGGTGGCCGCCATCCTGCTGCTGTTCGCCGTCGGGTACGCGCAGATGTCCCGCGAGCTGGTCAACGCCGGCGGGTTCTACGCCTTCGTCGTCCGGGGCCTGGGCCGGCCGGCCGGGCTCGTCGCGGGCTTCATCGCCACGATGGGCTACAACTTCTTCGTCGCCGGCGCGATCGGCACGTCCGGGTTCTTCACCTCGATCATCGTCACCGACCTGGTCGGCATCGACGTCCCCTGGTACCTGGCGGGCCTGGCGATGATGATCGCCTCGTTCCTCCTGGCCCGGGGCGGGATCGACATCAGCGCCAAGGTGCTGGGCGTCGCGCTGGTGCTGGAGACCCTCGTCCTCGCGGTGTTCTGCGTCGCGGTGCTCGTGCAGACCGGCTTCAGCCTCTCCGTCTTCGGCACCGACGTGATGTTCGGCGGGTCCATCGGCATCTCCCTGCTCTTCGCCGCCACCGCCTTCCTGGGCTTCGAGGCGACCGCGCTCTTCGGCGAGGAGTCCCGCGACCCGCACCGCACCATCCCCCGCGCGACGTACGCCGCCATCACGATCATCGCCGGGATCCACGCCCTGACCGTGTGGGCGCTGGTGAGCGCGGCCGGGGTCGACGACGCGCAGCAGGTGGCCGTGGACCGGCTGGCCACCGGCGACTTCGTCTTCGTGCTGATGGAGGAGTACCTCGGCTCGGTGCTGCTGGACCTGGCGCAGGTCCTGCTCATGGTGAGCCTGTTCGCCGCGCTGCTGGCCTTCCACAACATGGCCGCCCGCTACCTGTACGCGCTGGGCCGGGTGCGGATCCTGCCGCACGGGCTCGCCACCACCCGGGGCAACGGTGCGCCGCAGACGGCGCTGCTCACCAACTTCGTCTTCGCCGTCGCGGTCGCGACGCTCTTCGCCGTCCTGGACCTCGACCCGATCATGACCCTGGTGCCGGTCATGATCGGCTTCGGCACGCTGTGCGTCCTCGTGCTGCAGCTGCTGGCCGCCCTCTCGGTCGTCACGCACTTCCGCCGGGCGCGCGACACGCGGTGGTGGTCGACCTTCGTGGCTCCTGGGCTGGGCCTGCTGGGGCTGCTGGCGATCTGCGTCATGGCCATCGACAACTTCGCGCTGGTGGCCGGGTCCGACGCGCTCTACGTGCGGCTCATGCCGTGGCTGCTGGTCGTCGCGCTGATCGGTGGCCTGGGGTACGCCGCGCTGCTGCGCAGCAGCCGCCCCCGCGTCTACGAGGCGCTGGGCACCGACCTCGAGCGGTTCGACCCGTCGGCGCCCCCGGTGGACGCGGGCCTGCCGGCCCAGCAGTAGTCCCCGGCGGCAGCCCCACCCGGACCCCGGGGCTCCCTGGCCACGCCGGCCGGCGGAGTCCCGGGGTCCCTGCCCGCTCACCCACGGTCCCGTTCAGGAGGCGCACGACATGGTGGATCTCGGTCTGGCCGGCAGCAGGGTCCTGGTGACGGGCGGCACGTCCGGCATCGGCCTCGCCGTGGCTGCCGCCTTCCTGGCGGAGGGCGCGGCGGTCGGCGTCGTCGGGCGGAGCCCCGAGCGGATGGCGGCGGCCCTGGCCGAGCTCGAGGCCGGCCACCCCGGTGCGGACGTCGTCGGGGTCGTCGGCGACGTGGGGGAGGAGGAGTCGCTGCGGGCGGCGGTGGACACCATCGCCGGGCGGTTGGGCGGCCTGGACCACGTGGTCGGCAGCGCCGGGATCGCCGGCGAGCTCGGCGCCGCGGTCGACGCGGTGCCGGCCGCCGGGTTCCTGGAGGTGCAGCGGGTCAACGTGGCCGGGCCCTTCCTGCTGGTCAAGACGGCGCTGCGCCACCTGCGGGCGGGCAGCGCCCCGACCTGCACGCTGATCGGGAGCGACTCCGGCTTCGTCGCGGTGCCGGGGATGCTGGCCTACAACGCGTCGAAGGGCGCCCTGGTGCAGCTGACCAGGGCGCTGTCGGTGGAGCTGCACGAGCCGTTCGGCATCCGGGTCAACAGCGTCTGCCCGTCGATCGTGGACACGCCCATGGCGCGCGAGGGCCTGGGTCGCGACTCGTGGGAGGGCGTCGGCTACCCGGTCAGCACCCCGGAGGACATCGCCTGGCTGGTGCTGAGCATCGCCTCACCGCGGTCGCGCGCGGTCAACGGCGTCTCCCTGCTCGCCGACCACGGCTACCACGCGCGGTCCGCGTTCCCCGCCTGACGACCCGGCCGGACGCGCCGGGACCGTGCCCGGCACGCGGTACGCGACGGCCCCGGCCGCGGCCCCGGGGGAGGGCCGCGGCCGGGGCCGGGAACGACCGTGGTCAGTCGAAGACGACGAGACCGCGGATGTTGCGGCCGGCGTGCATGTCCTCGTAGGCCTCGGCGACCTGGTCGAGTGAGTACTCCTTGGTGACCAGCTCGTCGAGCTTGAGCTGCCCCCTCGTGTACATGCGCAGCAGGTTCGGGATGTCCCGCCGCGGGTTGGACTCGCCGAACAGCGAGCCCTGCAGCCGCTTCTGCATCAGGGTCAGGTCGCCCAGCGCGATCGGCGCCCCGGCGGCGGTGATGTCCCCGAGCGCCGTCAGCACCACCGTGCCGGCCTTCCGGACCGCGGCCAGCGCCTGCGCCACGTGCTCGCCCTGCACCACGCCGACGGTCACGATGGCGGAGTCGGCCCCCTGGCCGTTGGTGAGCGAGCGGGCGTGGTCGGCGGCCTCCTCCATCGTCGCGAAGGAGTGCGTGGCGCCGAAGGTCGCCGCCCACTCCCGCTTGGCGGCGACCGGGTCGACGGCGATGATCGTGCCCGCCCCGGCGTGCGCGGCGCCCTGCAGCGCGTTGGCGCCGATCCCGCCGATGCCCATGACGATGACGACGTGCCCGGGCCGGACGCCGGCGGAGTTGACCGCCGAGCCGAACCCGGTGGGCACCGCGCAGCCCATCAGCGCCGCGGTCTTCAGCGGGATGTCCTTCTCGATCTTGATCACCGAGTCGACCGAGGCGGTGGTGTGCTCGCTGAAGGTGGAGATGCCGCACTGCTGACCCACCGGCTGCCCGTCGAGGTGCATCCGGAAGCTGGTCGGGTCCTCCGCCCGGGCGCCGGTGAGCAGCGAGGCGCCCAGGTCGCACAGGTTGCTCCTGCCCTGGGCGCAGTACTCGCACGTCCCGCACGCGGGCAGGAACGAGAAGACGACGTGGTCACCGACCTCGAAGCCGGGGGTGTCCGGCCCGACGGCGGTGACCACGCCGGCGCCCTCGTGCCCCCCGGCGTAGGGGTAGACGCCGACCGGCACGTCGCCGGTGGCGGCGTGGTCGTCGGAGTGGCAGAGCCCGGACGCGGCCAGCTTGACCGTGACCTCCCCCTGGCGCGGGTCGTCGAGCTCGACCTCGACGGTCTCGTAGCTGCCGGGGGCCTGGCGGATGACGGACGTACGGGTGGTGATCGGCATGGTCGCTCCTCGACGTCGAGTGCGGGTGGGGTGTCGGCGGGAGGAACCGTCAGTAGCTGATGACCTGGGGAACGGCGACGGCCTTGAGGCCCTCCACCCCGAACTCCAGACCGTAGCCGGACTTCTTGTGCCCGCCGAAGGGGATCATCGGGTGGACGCCGCCGTGCTTGTTGATCCAGACGGTGCCGGCCTCCAGCCGGGCGGCCAGCGCCAGGGCCGCCTCGCGGTCGCTGCTCCAGACGGAGGCGCCCAGCCCGACGTCGAGCCGGTTGGCCATGGCCACGGCCTGGTCGACGTCGTCGTAGCGGACGATCGGCAGCGCGGGACCGAACTGCTCCTCCGCGACGAGCGGGTTCTCGTCGTCGATGTCGGCGACCAGCGTGGTGGGGTAGAAGTTGCCCGGGGCCGAGGGGTCCGGGTCGCCACCGAGCAGGATCTTCCCGCCGCCGTCCCGGGCGGCCTCCACCAGCCGGGCCACGATGTCGTACTGCGCGCGGTTCTGCAGCGGGCCGAGCACGTTCTGCTCGTCCAGGCCGCGACCCATCGGCATGGCCTGGGCCACCTCCACGAGGGCGGCGCAGACGTCGTCGTAGACGTCGGCGTGCACGTAGAGGCGCTTGAGGGCGGCGCAGGTCTGCCCGGTGTTGATGAAGGCACCCCAGAACAGGCCCTCGGCGACGGCCTTCGGGTCGACGTCGGGCAGCACGATGCCCGCGTCGTTGCCCCCGAGTTCCAGGGTCAGCCGCTTCACCGTGTCGGCCGAGCTCTTGATGATGGCCTGGCCGGTGGCGGTGGAGCCGGTGAACATCAGCTTGTCCACGTCGGGGTGGGCCGACAGCCGCGCGCCGACGTCGCCGCTGCCGGCGACGGCGGTGAGCACGTCGGCGGGGAGCACGTCGTTGAGCACCTGCACCAGGGCCAGCACGCTGAGCGGGGTGTACTCCGAGGGCTTGACCACCACGGTGTTGCCCATCCGCAGGGCGGGGGCGATCTGCCAGATGGTGATCATCATCGGCCAGTTCCACGGGCCGATCGCCCCGACCACCCCGACGGGGCGGTAGTGCAGCTCGGCGTGGGTCTCGCCGTCGTCGACCACGGTCTCCACCGGCAGCTCGGTGGCCGCGGTGGCCCGCAGCCAGGCGGCGCAGGCGCCGACCTCGAAGCGGGCGTTGGGGCCGTTGAGCGGCTTGCCCTGCTCGCGGGAGAGCAGCTCGGCCAGCGCCTCGGCGGACGCCTCGACCGCGTCGGCGGCGCGCTGCAGCAGCTCGATCCGGTCGGCGTCGGCCCGGGCGGCCCAGGCCGGCTGCGCGGCGCGCACCCGCTCGACGGCGCGGTCGACGTCCTCGGCCGACCCGAAGGCGACCCGGCCCACGACCTCACCGGTCGCGGGGTCCAGGACCTCCCGGCCGGCGGGGTCGGTGATGCCCGCCAGCAGCTGCTGGACGGTGGGGGTCTGCTGCGTGGTGTCCACGGGGGTGGTCACGTCGGGGGTGGTCATCGTCGGCCTCCGGGGTCGGGTGGGTGGGTGTGCGGTGGGTGGGTGTGCGGTGGGTGGGTGTGCGGTGGGTGGGTGTGCGGTGGGTGGGTGGTGTGGACGCACCGGCGTCCGGGGTGAGGGGGTTCAGCCGGTCGCCGGTGCGTCGTCCAGCCGGCGCGCTTCCCGGGCCTGCAGCTTCCCGCGGGCCAGGTGGGTGGCCGCCGCGATGCCGACCGCGGCCACCAGGGCGAGGCCGCTGGCGACGTTCTGCCAGAAGGTGGGGACACCCAGCAGGGTGAGCCCGTTGCGGAGCAGGCCCAGGAAGAGCACCCCGACGAGCACGCCGACCATGCTGCCCTCGCCGCCGGTCAGGGCGATGCCGCCGAGCAGCACGGCGGTGAGCACCGAGAGCTCGAAGCCGAGGCCCAGCTGGCTGGCCGGTGCGCTGTTCAGCCGGGCCACTGTGATCGCCCCGGCCAGGCCGGCGGCCGCCCCGGTGGCGACGAAGAGCAGGAAGGGGATCCGCCGCACGTCGACCCCGGACAGGAAGGCCGCCTCCCGGTTGACGCCGATGGCGTAGACGTGCCGGCCGGCCGGCGTCCGGGTGAGGAAGACCCCGGCGACCACCAGCACGACGACGGCGATGAGCGCCGCCAGCGGGATGCCGGCGATGTTGCCGATGCCCAGGAAGCCGAACGCGTCGCCGAAGTTGCTCAACGGCAGCGGGGTGACCAGCTGGGCGAGCCCGCGGACGGCGGTCAGCATGCCGAGCGTCACGATGAACGAGGAGAGCCCGAACACCGTGGTCAGCACCGCGTTGACGACGCCGACGGCGGCGCCCGCGGCCACGGCGGCGAGCACGGCCACCCCCGGGCTCGCGCCGGACTGGACGACCTTGCCGGCCACCACGCCGCCCAGCGCCAGGGTCGAGCCGACCGACAGGTCGATGTAGCCGGAGATGACCAGCATCCCGACCGGGGCGGCGACGATCGCGATCACCGCGGCGTCCAGGAAGACCCCGCGGAGGTTCCCCCAGCTCAGCTGGCTGCCGGTGGCGAGCTGGATGCCCACCACCATCACGACGAGCAGGACCACGAGCGGGTTCTTGACCAGCCAGGCCACGGCGGCGCCGACCGGGGAGGGCGCTGCCGCCGCGGGGGCCGCGGAGGCGGTGCGCCCCTCGGTGCCGTCGACGGCGGGCGGGGATGCGGTGCTCATCGGGTGTGCTCCAGGTCGCGGTGGATGAGGTCGAGCAGCGTCTCTTCGTCGGTGTCGCGCATGTCCAGCTCGTCGACGACCCGGCCCTTGCGCATGATCAGGCAGCGGTGCGCCAGCGCGACGACCTCGTCGGGGTCGTTGCTGGCGAACAGCACGCCGAGGCCCCGCTCGGCGGCCACCTGCCGCACCACCCGGTAGATCTCCGACCGGGCCCCGACGTCGACACCCTGGGTGGGGTCGTCGAGCAGCAGCACCCGGGTCCCGGCCCGGTCGTTGACCCAGCGGGCGATCAGCACCTTCTGCTGGTTGCCGCCGGAGAGCCGGGACACCACCACGGACGGGTCGGCGGGGCGCAGCCCGAAGGCCTCGGCGGCGGACCGGAAGAGCTGTCGCTCCGCACCGCGACGGCGCCAGCCGGCCCGGGCGGTGAGCGACATGACCCGCATGACGGTGTTCTCCGCCGAGGACAGCGAGCCGAACAGCCCCTGCTGCAGCCGGTCCCCGGGCACCAGCGCCAGGCCGGCGCGGATCGCGTCGTCCGGCCCGCCGACCTCGACCGGCTGCCCGTCGACGTGCACCGTGCCGCCGGTCGACCGGCGCCGGCCGAAGAGCGTCTCCAGGAGCCGGGACCGGCCGGCCCCGACCAGCCCGTACAGGCCGACGATCTCCCCGGGACGCACCGTGAGGGAGATCCCGGGCAGGCCGGGCGCACGGAGCCCGTCGACGGACAGCACCGGCGCGGCGTCGGCGGCCACCGGGGCCGGGGCCACGGCGGCTCCGTGCGCCCGCCCGCTGACCGCGGTGACCAGGTCGTCCTTGGTCACCCCGGCCATCGGCGAGGACCAGACGACGCGTCCGTCCCGCATGACGGTCGTGCGGTCGGCCAGCTCGACCACCTCGTTGAGCAGGTGGGTCACGTAGAGGACGGCGATCCCCTCGCCCTTGAGCTGGCGGACGAGCCCGGCCAGCCGGCGGGACTCCACCGGGGACAGCGCGGCGCTGGGTTCGTCGAGGACGAGCAGACGCGCGTCCCGGCTCAGCGCCTTGGCGATCTCCACGAGCTGACGCTGACCGATGGTCAGCTCGCGCACGGGCGTGTCCGGCGGGACGGTGAGGCCCACCCGGGCGAGCAGCTGCACCGCCCGGGCGCGCTGCTCGCCGCGACGCACGAAGACCTTCGCCGTCGTCGTCTCCTGCCCGAGGAAGAGGTTCTCGGTGACGCTGAGCCGGTCGATGAGGCTCAGGTGCTGGTAGATCACCGCGATGCCGGCGGCGATCGAGGACCGGGGATCGAGGGCGCGGTGCTCGGTGCCGTCGATCTCGATGGTCCCCGCGCTGGGGGAGGTGCCGCCGCCCAGGCACTTGATCACGGTGGACTTGCCCGCCCCGTTGTGCCCGAGCAGCGCGTGCACCTCACCGGCGGCGAGGTCCAGGTCGACGTCGTCGAGGGCGAGGGTGGCCCCGTAGCGCTTGGTGAGGCCACGGATGGAGACGGTCATGGGGGGTCCTGTCGTCCGGGAGGGCGGGGAGCGGCGGCCCCGGGGCCGCCGCTCCCCGGCGGTCAGCCGCCGAAGGCGGTGATGTACTCCTGCAGGTCCGGGCTGTCCGGGGTGACCAGGTACACCGGGACGTCGGTCTCCGGCTCCTCCCCGCGGCCCAGGGCCAGCGGGATGTCGATGGTGGCCTTCACGATGTCCTCGGACTTCACCGTGACCACGCCGCGGACCATGTTGCCCTTCTGCATCTCCTGGAACAGCGACAGGTTGCCGTCCAGCCCGCCCACGTAGGTCTCCGGGTCGTCCGCGGCCCGGCCCGTGGACAGCAGCGCCTGGTAGGCGCCCTGCGCGGCGTCGCCCACGGCGGCCAGCACGATGTCGACGTCCGGGTTGGCGGCCAGCACCGAGTTGGTCACCGTCAACGCGTCCTGCGGCGTCACCGCCTGCTGCTGGGCGACGATCTCGGCGTCCGGCGCGGCCTCGGCCAGGCCCTCCACGATCCCCCGGGTGCGCTCCTGCCCGATCTGGGTCAGCTGGTCCTCCAGCACGAGCACCTTCGGGGCGCCGTCGAGGTTCTCCGCCGCCCACTGCGCGGCGTCCTCGGCGAGCATCCGCCCGGACTCCTCGAAGCTGAACTGCAGCGTGCTGGACTGGTTGTCCATGTCCCCGGCGTAGGTGACCCAGTACTTGCCGGCGTCCATGTACTGCTGGGCGAGGGACTCGACGCTCGCCGGGTCCATCGGGAAGGACACCACCGCGTCCACGTCGCTGTTGAGGTACGTGGTCAGGTTCGACACCTGCGTGGAGAGGTCGCTGTTGTCGTTGGTGAACTCCACGGTCACCCCCTGCTCCGCGGCGTAGTCCGCGAGCTGCCCGCTGAGCACGGAGTAGATGGGCAGCGAGGTGAAGGGGAAGTCGAAGAGGATCGTGTCCACCTCGGTCGTGCCGCCGTCGGAGGACGAGGGGGCGGCACCCGTGCCGGTCTCGGTGGTGGTGCTGCACCCGGCGAGCGTCAGGGTGAGCGTCAGGGGGACAACCGCGGCGACGGTGGCGCGACGACCTGTTGTGGACATGCGGGGCCTCGATCTCTGGGGAGGGGCGGGATCAGGAACGGCGGTAGACCTGCTGGCCGGCGAACCAGGTCTGCAGGGTGGTGACCGAGCCGAGTTCCTCGGCCGGGACGGCGAACGGGTCGCGGTCGAGGACGACGAAGTCGGCCGACAGCCCCGGGGTCAGCGAGCCGGTGACGTCGGCCAGCCCCATCGCCCGGGCCGCGGACGTCGTGTAGGCGGCGACCGCCTCGGCGACGGTGATCGCCTGCTCGGGCCA from Modestobacter roseus encodes the following:
- a CDS encoding APC family permease, whose protein sequence is MTASNAEPASRLAANQLGVPGVVFLVLAAVAPLTGAIVVMSLAIALGNGSGVVFAVLAVAAILLLFAVGYAQMSRELVNAGGFYAFVVRGLGRPAGLVAGFIATMGYNFFVAGAIGTSGFFTSIIVTDLVGIDVPWYLAGLAMMIASFLLARGGIDISAKVLGVALVLETLVLAVFCVAVLVQTGFSLSVFGTDVMFGGSIGISLLFAATAFLGFEATALFGEESRDPHRTIPRATYAAITIIAGIHALTVWALVSAAGVDDAQQVAVDRLATGDFVFVLMEEYLGSVLLDLAQVLLMVSLFAALLAFHNMAARYLYALGRVRILPHGLATTRGNGAPQTALLTNFVFAVAVATLFAVLDLDPIMTLVPVMIGFGTLCVLVLQLLAALSVVTHFRRARDTRWWSTFVAPGLGLLGLLAICVMAIDNFALVAGSDALYVRLMPWLLVVALIGGLGYAALLRSSRPRVYEALGTDLERFDPSAPPVDAGLPAQQ
- a CDS encoding SDR family NAD(P)-dependent oxidoreductase, with translation MVDLGLAGSRVLVTGGTSGIGLAVAAAFLAEGAAVGVVGRSPERMAAALAELEAGHPGADVVGVVGDVGEEESLRAAVDTIAGRLGGLDHVVGSAGIAGELGAAVDAVPAAGFLEVQRVNVAGPFLLVKTALRHLRAGSAPTCTLIGSDSGFVAVPGMLAYNASKGALVQLTRALSVELHEPFGIRVNSVCPSIVDTPMAREGLGRDSWEGVGYPVSTPEDIAWLVLSIASPRSRAVNGVSLLADHGYHARSAFPA
- a CDS encoding NDMA-dependent alcohol dehydrogenase, whose amino-acid sequence is MPITTRTSVIRQAPGSYETVEVELDDPRQGEVTVKLAASGLCHSDDHAATGDVPVGVYPYAGGHEGAGVVTAVGPDTPGFEVGDHVVFSFLPACGTCEYCAQGRSNLCDLGASLLTGARAEDPTSFRMHLDGQPVGQQCGISTFSEHTTASVDSVIKIEKDIPLKTAALMGCAVPTGFGSAVNSAGVRPGHVVIVMGIGGIGANALQGAAHAGAGTIIAVDPVAAKREWAATFGATHSFATMEEAADHARSLTNGQGADSAIVTVGVVQGEHVAQALAAVRKAGTVVLTALGDITAAGAPIALGDLTLMQKRLQGSLFGESNPRRDIPNLLRMYTRGQLKLDELVTKEYSLDQVAEAYEDMHAGRNIRGLVVFD
- a CDS encoding aldehyde dehydrogenase family protein, which translates into the protein MTTPDVTTPVDTTQQTPTVQQLLAGITDPAGREVLDPATGEVVGRVAFGSAEDVDRAVERVRAAQPAWAARADADRIELLQRAADAVEASAEALAELLSREQGKPLNGPNARFEVGACAAWLRATAATELPVETVVDDGETHAELHYRPVGVVGAIGPWNWPMMITIWQIAPALRMGNTVVVKPSEYTPLSVLALVQVLNDVLPADVLTAVAGSGDVGARLSAHPDVDKLMFTGSTATGQAIIKSSADTVKRLTLELGGNDAGIVLPDVDPKAVAEGLFWGAFINTGQTCAALKRLYVHADVYDDVCAALVEVAQAMPMGRGLDEQNVLGPLQNRAQYDIVARLVEAARDGGGKILLGGDPDPSAPGNFYPTTLVADIDDENPLVAEEQFGPALPIVRYDDVDQAVAMANRLDVGLGASVWSSDREAALALAARLEAGTVWINKHGGVHPMIPFGGHKKSGYGLEFGVEGLKAVAVPQVISY
- a CDS encoding ABC transporter permease, producing the protein MSTASPPAVDGTEGRTASAAPAAAAPSPVGAAVAWLVKNPLVVLLVVMVVGIQLATGSQLSWGNLRGVFLDAAVIAIVAAPVGMLVISGYIDLSVGSTLALGGVVAGKVVQSGASPGVAVLAAVAAGAAVGVVNAVLTTVFGLSSFIVTLGMLTAVRGLAQLVTPLPLSNFGDAFGFLGIGNIAGIPLAALIAVVVLVVAGVFLTRTPAGRHVYAIGVNREAAFLSGVDVRRIPFLLFVATGAAAGLAGAITVARLNSAPASQLGLGFELSVLTAVLLGGIALTGGEGSMVGVLVGVLFLGLLRNGLTLLGVPTFWQNVASGLALVAAVGIAAATHLARGKLQAREARRLDDAPATG
- a CDS encoding sugar ABC transporter ATP-binding protein; this encodes MTVSIRGLTKRYGATLALDDVDLDLAAGEVHALLGHNGAGKSTVIKCLGGGTSPSAGTIEIDGTEHRALDPRSSIAAGIAVIYQHLSLIDRLSVTENLFLGQETTTAKVFVRRGEQRARAVQLLARVGLTVPPDTPVRELTIGQRQLVEIAKALSRDARLLVLDEPSAALSPVESRRLAGLVRQLKGEGIAVLYVTHLLNEVVELADRTTVMRDGRVVWSSPMAGVTKDDLVTAVSGRAHGAAVAPAPVAADAAPVLSVDGLRAPGLPGISLTVRPGEIVGLYGLVGAGRSRLLETLFGRRRSTGGTVHVDGQPVEVGGPDDAIRAGLALVPGDRLQQGLFGSLSSAENTVMRVMSLTARAGWRRRGAERQLFRSAAEAFGLRPADPSVVVSRLSGGNQQKVLIARWVNDRAGTRVLLLDDPTQGVDVGARSEIYRVVRQVAAERGLGVLFASNDPDEVVALAHRCLIMRKGRVVDELDMRDTDEETLLDLIHRDLEHTR
- a CDS encoding sugar ABC transporter substrate-binding protein; this encodes MSTTGRRATVAAVVPLTLTLTLAGCSTTTETGTGAAPSSSDGGTTEVDTILFDFPFTSLPIYSVLSGQLADYAAEQGVTVEFTNDNSDLSTQVSNLTTYLNSDVDAVVSFPMDPASVESLAQQYMDAGKYWVTYAGDMDNQSSTLQFSFEESGRMLAEDAAQWAAENLDGAPKVLVLEDQLTQIGQERTRGIVEGLAEAAPDAEIVAQQQAVTPQDALTVTNSVLAANPDVDIVLAAVGDAAQGAYQALLSTGRAADDPETYVGGLDGNLSLFQEMQKGNMVRGVVTVKSEDIVKATIDIPLALGRGEEPETDVPVYLVTPDSPDLQEYITAFGG